Proteins found in one Nerophis ophidion isolate RoL-2023_Sa linkage group LG21, RoL_Noph_v1.0, whole genome shotgun sequence genomic segment:
- the LOC133539488 gene encoding iroquois-class homeodomain protein irx-1-like, whose product MAFPQLGYPQFLSASAHEIYAGERPASSREASAESGVSSSAAAAAVGSMLGMYGSPWAAPNYSAFLPYSGAPDLALISQMGSQYELKDSPGAHPASLPAVHAAQSFYSYGQYPYGDPSRAKTATRETTSTLKAWLQEHQKNPYPTKGEKIMLAIITRMTLTQVSTWFANARRRLKKENKVTWGRSAEDRDGRIFSSDNEDEHGKNGSDEEEEEDEEEEIDLETVDSERPEEERAGGKKAGMEAADTEASTEASPRTLSLAKVQPAAVKLDADLSPIRPPQSKPKIWSLAETAAAPDSGAHKAALHAHAQAHHPALLPGNQGIYTCQIGKLHNWANAAFLNANSLFNMRSLLGGAPGGHVVPSFRGAHAPCAARPGRATGTSGTEDDSDDGGDSSGSFSPKRDDEDSDHRADSLKSPFRIITDRPHHGSGAQRALTTTL is encoded by the exons ATGGCTTTCCCTCAGCTGGGGTACCCCCAGTTCCTCAGTGCCTCCGCCCACGAGATTTACGCGGGGGAACGGCCGGCCTCGAGCCGGGAAGCAAGCGCCGAGAGCGGGGTGAGTTCGTCGGCCGCAGCCGCTGCTGTGGGCTCCATGCTGGGGATGTACGGGAGCCCGTGGGCGGCCCCCAACTATAGTGCCTTTTTGCCGTATAGCGGAGCTCCAGACCTGGCTCTCATCTCCCAGATG GGCTCCCAGTACGAGCTGAAGGACAGCCCCGGTGCCCACCCGGCCTCCCTGCCGGCCGTGCACGCCGCGCAGAGCTTCTACTCATACGGACAGTATCCCTACGGGGATCCGTCGAGGGCCAAGACGGCCACCCGGGAGACCACCAGCACCCTGAAGGCCTGGCTGCAGGAGCACCAGAAGAACCCTTATCCCACCAAGGGGGAGAAGATCATGCTGGCCATCATTACCAGGATGACACTCACGCAG GTGTCCACCTGGTTTGCCAACGCGCGCCGGCGCCTGAAGAAGGAGAACAAGGTGACGTGGGGCCGCAGCGCGGAGGACCGGGACGGACGCATCTTCAGCAGCGACAACGAGGACGAGCACGGCAAGAACGGCAGCgacgaggaggaagaggaggatgaggaggaggagatCGACTTGGAAACGGTGGACAGCGAGCGGCCGGAGGAGGAGCGCGCAGGCGGCAAGAAGGCGGGCATGGAGGCGGCAGACACGGAGGCCTCGACCGAGGCGAGCCCCAGGACGCTTTCCCTCGCCAAAGTCCAGCCTGCGGCGGTCAAACTCGACGCGGATCTGTCGCCCATCAGACCGCCGCAGAGCAAACCCAAAATCTGGTCCCTCGCGGAGACCGCGGCGGCCCCGGACAGCGGCGCGCACAAAGCCGCCCTGCACGCACATGCGCAGGCGCACCACCCGGCGCTGCTCCCGGGTAACCAGGGGATTTACACCTGCCAGATCGGCAAACTGCACAACTGGGCCAACGCGGCCTTCCTCAACGCCAACTCGCTTTTCAACATGCGCTCGCTGCTCGGGGGCGCGCCGGGCGGACACGTCGTGCCTTCTTTCCGCGGCGCGCACGCCCCCTGCGCCGCGCGACCCGGGCGGGCCACCGGCACGTCGGGGACGGAGGACGACAGCGACGACGGGGGGGACTCGTCCGGAAGCTTTAGCCCGAAACGAGACG ATGAAGACAGCGACCACAGAGCGGATTCTCTCAAGTCTCCATTCCGGATCATCACCGACAG